From a single Fulvivirga ulvae genomic region:
- a CDS encoding trypsin-like peptidase domain-containing protein has product MSIENIKSNVYKIITSKGSGTGFILKDRNIWVTNYHVIAGNRQVTLEDHKMNRYLADVIFINPDVDIAFLVSGHEAPDAQPLVYQTDRTVSHSESVYVLGFPYGMPYTITEGIVSAPRQLMSGKHYIQTDAAVNPGNSGGPVVAADGTLIGIATSKFQNADNMGFAIPAAVLHEELDSVSSHTEKSMALKCSSCAELITTPTEYCASCGVNIDLKYFDEIPLTDLAQFVEGAISGLGINPVLARSGVEAWEFHQGSSQIRIFTYNKNYLYATSPLNKLPKGNLEALLKYLLSNPVEPYQLGIYQNQIFISYRVAISDLYTSFREEIKKNLTQLSLKADEMDDFFIKNYNCEMTNFSKVE; this is encoded by the coding sequence ATGAGTATAGAAAATATAAAATCAAACGTATATAAAATAATTACCTCCAAAGGAAGCGGAACGGGTTTCATATTGAAGGATAGAAATATATGGGTAACTAACTATCATGTTATAGCCGGAAACAGGCAGGTTACACTAGAAGACCACAAAATGAACCGCTATCTGGCCGATGTGATCTTCATTAACCCTGATGTTGACATCGCTTTTCTGGTGTCCGGACATGAAGCTCCTGATGCACAGCCCCTGGTTTACCAGACAGACAGAACAGTCAGCCACAGTGAATCTGTTTATGTGCTTGGCTTTCCGTATGGCATGCCGTATACCATTACTGAAGGAATAGTTTCTGCCCCCAGGCAACTGATGTCCGGCAAGCATTACATTCAAACCGATGCTGCTGTCAACCCGGGCAACAGCGGAGGCCCGGTGGTAGCAGCTGACGGAACTTTGATAGGTATAGCTACTTCAAAATTTCAAAATGCTGACAATATGGGGTTTGCCATTCCTGCAGCAGTGTTACATGAAGAGTTGGATTCCGTGAGTTCGCATACTGAAAAATCGATGGCATTGAAGTGCAGCTCATGTGCTGAGCTGATCACCACTCCTACGGAGTACTGTGCAAGCTGCGGTGTGAATATTGACCTCAAGTACTTTGACGAAATACCACTTACCGACCTGGCGCAGTTTGTAGAAGGAGCCATTTCCGGCCTTGGTATCAATCCCGTGCTGGCAAGATCAGGGGTTGAAGCCTGGGAGTTCCATCAGGGCAGCTCGCAGATCAGGATATTTACCTATAACAAAAACTACCTGTATGCAACCTCTCCGTTAAACAAACTGCCTAAAGGAAACCTGGAAGCTCTTTTGAAGTACTTGCTGAGCAATCCTGTTGAGCCGTATCAGCTTGGCATTTATCAAAACCAGATCTTTATTTCCTACAGGGTAGCCATTTCAGATCTTTATACTTCTTTCAGGGAAGAGATCAAAAAGAACCTGACGCAATTATCGCTCAAGGCGGATGAAATGGATGATTTCTTTATCAAGAATTACAATTGTGAGATGACGAATTTCTCTAAGGTAGAGTAG
- a CDS encoding RNA polymerase sigma factor: MKNLDDLIIIDKVLGGKRELYNQLIEKHKNYAFTIALNILNNREDAEEVAHDSFIKAYQNLAGFNRQSKFSTWLYRIVFNTAITCKRKQKIKKESLDTVKYTYYDSSAPEVELQDQKRFIKQALGKLPEIDRSILTLFYLKDFSLDEIAEITNMSFNTAKVRLHRARKKLADEMKTILKEEALNL; encoded by the coding sequence GTGAAGAATTTGGATGATCTCATCATAATAGACAAGGTGCTGGGAGGCAAACGTGAACTCTATAATCAGCTTATAGAGAAGCATAAGAACTATGCTTTTACTATTGCCCTGAACATCCTGAACAACCGGGAAGATGCCGAGGAGGTCGCTCATGATAGTTTCATCAAAGCTTATCAAAACCTTGCCGGCTTTAACCGACAATCAAAATTCTCCACCTGGCTTTACAGGATAGTCTTTAATACGGCCATTACCTGTAAGAGAAAACAAAAAATAAAGAAAGAAAGCCTGGATACGGTGAAGTATACCTACTATGACAGCTCTGCTCCCGAGGTGGAGCTGCAGGATCAAAAAAGGTTTATTAAACAGGCGCTGGGAAAGCTCCCGGAAATAGATCGAAGTATACTTACGCTGTTTTATTTAAAAGATTTTTCGCTTGACGAAATCGCAGAAATAACCAATATGAGTTTTAATACGGCTAAAGTGAGGCTGCACAGGGCCCGAAAAAAATTAGCCGACGAAATGAAAACAATATTAAAGGAAGAGGCATTAAATTTATAG
- a CDS encoding anti-sigma factor family protein gives MEKPLKITDELLLDYIDGLLSREEAARVEKACDQPQVASRLEELKKTDQLLLMTAALQTPSKNFSSKVMANLDKPIAKSVTYSRKNGLIILILALLTVIAGSLYMTESMLSLDMFDAVDLPQIGNLMEMPDVQLPDSVNLKIITDGLLFTVLILALLLLDKVVLRPFFKGRRTEMQY, from the coding sequence ATGGAAAAGCCATTAAAAATAACAGACGAGCTGCTGCTGGATTATATAGACGGGTTATTGAGCAGAGAAGAAGCTGCCAGGGTCGAAAAGGCATGTGATCAGCCTCAGGTTGCTTCCCGGCTGGAGGAGCTCAAAAAGACCGACCAGCTACTGCTAATGACTGCGGCTCTGCAAACACCTTCAAAGAATTTCAGCAGTAAGGTAATGGCCAACCTGGATAAGCCCATAGCCAAAAGCGTAACTTATTCCAGAAAAAACGGGTTGATCATTCTTATCCTGGCTCTGCTAACCGTAATCGCCGGTTCATTGTACATGACAGAGAGCATGCTTAGTCTGGATATGTTTGATGCTGTCGACCTGCCTCAGATAGGGAACCTAATGGAAATGCCGGATGTTCAGCTTCCTGATAGTGTTAATTTAAAGATCATTACGGACGGGCTGCTGTTTACAGTATTGATACTTGCCCTGCTTCTGCTGGATAAGGTTGTTCTCAGACCATTTTTCAAAGGTAGAAGAACTGAAATGCAATATTGA
- a CDS encoding SLC13 family permease: MKRLNWLLILLGPLIFIIVLHFQDSQYLTPEIWRVLALTAWMVTWWITEAVPIPVTALLPMIMLPLLQIFKIAEATAPYASPIIFLFMGGFMIAIALEKHNLHLRIALNLIKITGTSGNGIILGFMLSTALLSMWISNTATAVMMLPVATSVISLLLEGINPDKAHKNFALSLMLSIAYAANIGGTITLIGTPPNIVMAGYLRQMLGYEMQFSQWLLMGIPTGFLLLLTCYFLLTRVLFPNRMKNIEGSEQVIMNKLHQLGAVSREEMLVMGIFAITAIGWIFKSQMNQIIGSNLLSDTTIAMAGGALMFIVPVNFSRSSSLLQWEDTTKLPLGILILFGGGMCLAKSLEEVGIIQLIGNAVSDYHGTSLLALTLVVTAIVLLMTELMSNVALVAIFIPVVIGVANGLDVNPLILVIPATLASSCAFMMPISTPPNAIVFASGHIRMRDMMKAGIWLNIVAIIILTMATNWLVNLIFI; encoded by the coding sequence TTTGGCCCTGACGGCCTGGATGGTCACCTGGTGGATAACGGAAGCGGTACCTATCCCTGTAACCGCCCTTCTTCCTATGATCATGCTGCCGCTGCTCCAGATCTTTAAAATTGCCGAGGCCACGGCTCCATATGCCAGCCCGATCATTTTCCTTTTTATGGGAGGTTTTATGATAGCCATTGCGCTGGAAAAGCACAACCTGCATTTACGTATAGCACTCAATCTCATCAAAATAACCGGCACCAGTGGCAACGGCATTATCCTTGGGTTCATGCTTTCCACGGCTTTGCTGAGCATGTGGATAAGCAATACAGCCACTGCAGTAATGATGCTGCCTGTTGCTACTTCTGTGATCAGCCTTCTTCTGGAGGGCATCAACCCTGATAAGGCTCACAAAAATTTTGCACTCAGTCTCATGCTCAGTATTGCTTATGCAGCCAATATTGGTGGAACAATAACCCTGATAGGTACTCCTCCGAATATTGTAATGGCAGGATACCTGAGGCAAATGCTTGGCTACGAAATGCAATTCAGCCAATGGCTGCTGATGGGCATACCTACGGGATTTTTGCTGTTATTAACTTGTTATTTCCTGCTTACCAGGGTGTTGTTTCCTAACCGGATGAAAAATATTGAAGGTTCCGAGCAGGTGATCATGAATAAGCTACATCAACTTGGTGCTGTTTCCAGGGAGGAAATGCTGGTGATGGGCATATTTGCTATAACTGCCATAGGCTGGATATTCAAATCGCAAATGAACCAGATTATAGGAAGTAACCTTCTTTCAGACACCACTATTGCTATGGCCGGTGGGGCACTTATGTTCATCGTTCCGGTCAATTTTAGCCGATCGAGCTCACTGCTGCAATGGGAAGATACCACAAAACTCCCATTGGGGATACTGATCCTGTTCGGAGGGGGTATGTGCCTTGCCAAAAGCCTTGAGGAGGTTGGGATTATCCAACTTATTGGCAATGCAGTAAGCGATTATCATGGCACAAGCCTGTTGGCACTTACTCTTGTAGTAACAGCAATTGTGTTGCTCATGACTGAGTTAATGAGTAACGTAGCTTTGGTCGCTATTTTTATTCCCGTGGTAATTGGTGTAGCCAATGGTTTGGATGTCAACCCTCTGATATTGGTGATCCCGGCTACACTGGCTTCGAGCTGTGCCTTTATGATGCCTATTTCCACACCTCCAAATGCTATCGTTTTTGCAAGCGGTCATATCCGTATGCGGGATATGATGAAAGCGGGGATCTGGCTAAACATTGTGGCCATCATCATACTGACAATGGCCACAAATTGGTTGGTAAACCTGATATTTATCTAG
- a CDS encoding DUF6249 domain-containing protein, with protein MEIEFIAIFIPIIAIIGVVIMIIYLRRYTNVERLAMIEKGMSPGDLPKSRANTSGPLRFSLLLIGIGLGFIVGYFIDANTNMNELSYFSMLFIFGGIGLGLSYIIEEKKAREEGLTR; from the coding sequence ATGGAAATCGAATTTATTGCAATTTTTATTCCGATCATAGCCATCATAGGTGTGGTAATTATGATCATTTACTTAAGAAGATATACCAATGTAGAACGTCTCGCAATGATTGAAAAGGGAATGTCTCCGGGAGACCTGCCTAAATCCAGGGCAAATACCAGCGGGCCGCTCAGGTTCTCCCTGCTGTTGATCGGGATAGGCCTGGGGTTCATTGTGGGGTATTTTATAGATGCCAATACCAACATGAATGAACTCAGCTATTTCTCCATGCTCTTCATATTTGGAGGTATAGGTCTGGGGTTATCGTACATCATTGAAGAGAAAAAGGCCCGTGAAGAGGGGCTGACTAGATAA
- the nhaD gene encoding sodium:proton antiporter NhaD, translated as MYDSESVLLISIFIIGFTAIAFEHNLQVNKSWIALFTGSIMWIVVAIGEDEDLLREAMLHESAEIFALIVFLMGAMTLVEMMAHFRFFTWVESKLLILKISDRQLFWLMGLTTFIASALLDNLTSTLIMIQIGRHLYIRKRNFVVYVINIVIAANAGGAMSPVGDVTTIMLWLASKFTAWQILFYGFIPSVIAWIVPQAMLTLKITNEDRKSRETEEVLPLQWSIIFIGLFTFGFAVVVNLFHLPPFIGILLGLGACAIVIDYRLKKGTLKKRAGHIVNIIKTIDMATLNFFIGILLAVGALNYHGVLRDVALLIFGDNPAANPMAIIIGHTSLGLLSAVVDNVPLTAAVIKMLPEGITFTYWVLLAITAGTGGSILIIGSAAGVAAMGQVKELTIVRYVKLGTLPAFIGYMASVASWYLLFGVHL; from the coding sequence ATGTACGATAGCGAATCAGTCCTCCTTATTAGCATTTTCATTATTGGTTTCACTGCCATTGCGTTCGAGCACAATCTCCAGGTCAACAAGAGCTGGATAGCCCTTTTCACCGGGTCCATCATGTGGATAGTTGTAGCTATTGGTGAAGACGAGGATCTGCTTAGGGAAGCCATGCTACATGAGTCTGCCGAAATATTTGCCCTCATTGTATTCCTTATGGGGGCCATGACGCTCGTAGAAATGATGGCACATTTCCGTTTTTTCACCTGGGTAGAATCCAAGTTGCTGATATTAAAAATATCTGACAGGCAGCTCTTCTGGCTGATGGGGCTTACTACTTTTATAGCATCGGCACTGTTGGATAACCTCACCAGCACACTGATCATGATCCAGATCGGCCGGCACCTTTATATCAGGAAACGGAACTTTGTGGTATATGTTATTAATATTGTGATTGCAGCCAATGCCGGGGGTGCCATGTCGCCGGTCGGAGATGTAACTACTATTATGCTATGGCTGGCCAGTAAGTTTACTGCCTGGCAAATTCTTTTTTATGGATTCATACCCTCAGTTATAGCATGGATAGTACCGCAGGCTATGTTAACTTTAAAAATAACCAATGAGGACCGCAAAAGCAGGGAAACTGAAGAAGTACTGCCCCTGCAGTGGAGTATTATATTTATTGGCCTTTTCACCTTTGGGTTTGCAGTGGTTGTTAACCTATTCCACCTTCCCCCTTTTATAGGTATTTTGCTTGGCCTTGGAGCCTGCGCAATTGTAATTGACTACCGCCTGAAAAAAGGAACACTTAAGAAAAGGGCGGGCCACATAGTAAACATCATCAAAACCATAGATATGGCCACCCTTAACTTCTTCATTGGTATACTGCTGGCAGTAGGCGCGCTCAACTACCACGGTGTATTGCGGGACGTTGCACTGTTAATTTTCGGAGATAACCCGGCCGCAAACCCTATGGCAATTATTATCGGACATACTTCACTGGGTCTGCTATCTGCTGTTGTGGATAATGTGCCGCTAACCGCTGCGGTTATTAAGATGCTTCCCGAAGGCATCACATTTACTTATTGGGTTTTATTAGCCATTACTGCCGGTACGGGAGGCAGCATACTCATTATCGGATCGGCTGCAGGAGTAGCGGCTATGGGCCAGGTAAAAGAGCTGACCATTGTCAGGTATGTGAAATTAGGCACATTACCCGCTTTCATAGGATATATGGCCTCAGTTGCATCGTGGTATTTGCTGTTTGGAGTTCATCTTTAA
- the ahcY gene encoding adenosylhomocysteinase yields the protein MIEEKLKYKVKDISLAAWGRKEIELAEAEMPGLMALREEYGKEKPLKGARIAGCLHMTIQTAVLIETLVDLGADVTWSSCNIFSTQDHAAAAIAAAGIPVYAWKGMNAEEFDWCIEQTLIFPDGQPLNMILDDGGDLTNMVFDKYPQYVQGIKGLSEETTTGVHRLIEREKNGTLVMPAINVNDSVTKSKFDNKYGCKESLVDAIRRATDVMMAGKVAVVGGYGDVGKGSAASLRGAGARVIVTEIDPICALQAAMDGFEVKRMDDAVKEADIVVTATGNKDIIVGRHFESMKDKTIVCNIGHFDNEIDVAWLNKNAEKDEIKPQVDKYRLSNGNDIILLAEGRLVNLGCATGHPSFVMSNSFTNQTLAQIELWNNTENYENKVYTLPKHLDEKVARLHLQKIGVELEELSEDQAKYIGVTVEGPFKPDYYRY from the coding sequence ATGATCGAGGAAAAATTAAAATACAAGGTCAAAGATATTTCTTTGGCAGCATGGGGCCGTAAGGAAATTGAACTTGCAGAGGCGGAAATGCCCGGACTGATGGCACTTCGTGAAGAGTACGGAAAAGAGAAACCTCTGAAAGGAGCCAGAATTGCAGGCTGTTTGCATATGACTATCCAGACCGCAGTTTTAATAGAGACTTTGGTGGACCTTGGTGCCGACGTTACCTGGTCTTCATGCAACATATTCTCTACTCAGGATCATGCTGCTGCTGCCATTGCGGCCGCAGGTATTCCTGTTTATGCATGGAAAGGAATGAACGCTGAGGAATTTGACTGGTGTATTGAGCAGACCCTTATTTTTCCTGATGGTCAGCCTCTCAATATGATATTGGATGATGGTGGTGACCTTACCAATATGGTTTTTGATAAATACCCTCAATACGTTCAGGGTATCAAAGGGCTTTCTGAAGAAACAACCACCGGAGTTCACAGACTTATCGAAAGAGAGAAGAACGGTACTTTGGTTATGCCGGCTATCAATGTGAACGACTCGGTAACCAAGTCTAAATTTGATAACAAGTATGGTTGTAAAGAATCACTCGTAGATGCTATCAGAAGAGCAACCGATGTGATGATGGCCGGAAAAGTAGCTGTTGTAGGTGGTTATGGTGATGTTGGTAAAGGTTCTGCTGCTTCATTGAGAGGAGCAGGGGCCAGGGTTATCGTTACTGAAATTGACCCTATCTGTGCACTTCAGGCTGCCATGGACGGTTTTGAAGTGAAGAGAATGGATGACGCGGTGAAAGAAGCTGATATTGTAGTTACCGCCACAGGTAACAAAGACATCATCGTGGGACGTCACTTTGAAAGTATGAAAGATAAAACCATCGTTTGTAACATTGGCCACTTCGATAACGAGATTGATGTTGCCTGGTTGAACAAAAATGCTGAAAAAGATGAGATCAAGCCTCAGGTTGACAAATACAGATTATCAAATGGTAATGATATAATTCTTTTGGCTGAAGGAAGATTAGTAAACCTTGGATGTGCTACCGGTCACCCTTCCTTCGTAATGTCTAACTCATTTACTAACCAGACATTGGCTCAGATTGAACTCTGGAACAATACTGAGAATTACGAAAACAAAGTTTACACTTTGCCAAAGCATCTGGATGAGAAAGTAGCCAGACTCCACCTTCAAAAAATTGGTGTTGAGCTGGAAGAGCTTAGCGAAGACCAGGCGAAATACATCGGAGTTACCGTAGAAGGTCCTTTTAAACCTGATTACTACAGGTATTAA